A genomic segment from Raphanus sativus cultivar WK10039 unplaced genomic scaffold, ASM80110v3 Scaffold0069, whole genome shotgun sequence encodes:
- the LOC130500978 gene encoding methyl-CpG-binding domain protein 4-like protein, translating into MRTRGASPNHLNDRSSSDESRSFFNCLEKFTSLDDLLSECTYKGGKRKTCNGFGCNLVTSGNTVKEQPFDDESHGRQECSESLTQVRRVSPYFQGATVSEQHKQGCNSDSVSSKTQSGISCTRKAKVQRVSPYFQGATSSPCDSDNFASQSGRKPRKRCSKALPNVRKVSPYFQGSTVSEQPRDLRQHFKVAKVSRYFHGLSADGIQVNESQKEISRRVRKTPLVSPSLSKRQKTDEAYLRKTPDNTWVPPRSPCNLLQEDHWHDPWRVLVICMLLNKTSGAQARRVISDLFALCPNAMTATQVEEKEIETLITPLGLQKKRAKMIQRLSLEYLQESWTHVTQLHGVGKYAADAYAIFCNGKWDCVKPDDHMLNYYWEFLRIRYKL; encoded by the exons ATGAGGACTCGTGGGGCCTCGCCTAACCATTTAAACGACAGATCCAGCTCCGATGAGAGTCGCTCGTTTTTTAATTGCCTGGAGAAGTTTACAAGTTTGGATGATTTGTTGTCTGAGTGTACTTATAAAGGTGGGAAGAGGAAGACATGCAATGGGTTTGGATGTAATCTTGTTACTTCAGGGAACACTGTAAAGGAACAACCTTTTGATGATGAATCTCACGGAAGGCAAGAATGTAGTGAATCTCTGACTCAAGTAAGAAGAGTTTCTCCGTACTTCCAGGGAGCAACTGTTTCAGAACAGCACAAACAAGGGTGTAATTCTGATAGTGTTTCTTCTAAAACTCAAAGTGGAATAAGCTGTACTAGGAAAGCTAAAGTCCAAAGAGTTTCTCCATACTTCCAGGGAGCAACTAGTTCACCGTGTGATTCTGACAACTTTGCTTCTCAAAGTGGAAGAAAACCTAGGAAAAGATGCAGCAAAGCTCTACCTAATGTCCGAAAAGTTTCTCCATATTTCCAGGGATCAACTGTTTCAGAACAGCCAAGAGATTTGCGTCAACATTTTAAGGTCGCGAAAGTTTCAAGATATTTCCATGGCCTGTCTGCGGATGGAATCCAAGTAAATGAATCACAAAAGGAGATATCAAGAAGGGTGAGGAAAACTCCTCTTGTGAGCCCTTCACTCTCTAAGCGTCAGAAGACTGATGAGGCATACCTGCGGAAAACGCCTGATAACACATGGGTGCCTCCACGTTCTCCATGTAATCTACTTCAAGAAGATCACTGGCATGATCCATGGCGGGTGTTGGTCATATGTATGCTTCTCAACAAAACTTCTGGTGCCCAG GCGCGAAGGGTGATATCAGACCTGTTTGCGCTGTGTCCTAATGCAATGACTGCTACACAAGTcgaagagaaagagatagagaCTCTGATAACACCTCTTGGACTACAGAAGAAGAGAGCCAAAATGATACAACGGCTTTCTCTCGAGTATCTTCAAGAGAGCTGGACTCATGTCACTCAACTGCATGGAGTTGGAAA GTATGCAGCGGATGCATATGCCATATTCTGTAATGGGAAGTGGGATTGCGTGAAACCTGATGATCATATGCTAAACTATTACTGGGAATTCCTCAGGATTCGGTATAAGTTATGA